A genomic stretch from Hemicordylus capensis ecotype Gifberg chromosome 5, rHemCap1.1.pri, whole genome shotgun sequence includes:
- the GC gene encoding vitamin D-binding protein: protein MKTAVVTVLLLMLTFTHALERGRDYMFQKICEDFNTVGKENFRSGAIILHSKKYSNATFEEIISIVNQIVGTAEKCCSNGPNFECYETESLALSTKACDQNSPFPKLQGTAACCAQQGLERKLCLAALKHPPKEFPTYVEPSNEELCEAFKTDPQDFADRFLYEYSTDFSQAPFPVLLSSAESFLSSAKTCCVSPAPTVCFLKEKLKRQPIQKVTFLTNKACSRYALFGKEKTKLSYLITYTQRSPNASFEDVLSLAEQWAEILAKCCDPVNDTQCIQREVAAHSLEICKKLAAKDTRIKECCQDNYRLNRHHCIYSVPWAKPFQFPDFERPSDEVLCGEGKEQEFLRALYNHAQRYTRVPEVLLTVVHKDATDMVNSCCGAADSSACFAAKRPELSNIRTELLREGNKLCDAYTDLTFLEFKKRLTENFDKILPDAPADVISGLVEQRANFASTCCFLNAPPSYCGLKAETGFGHTCAHGQCVQH from the exons GACGGGATTATATGTTCCAAAAAATCTGTGAAGATTTCAACACAGTGGGGAAAGAGAACTTCCGTTCCGG AGCCATTATCTTGCACAGCAAAAAATATTCCAATGCCACATTTGAGGAAATTATCAGTATTGTGAATCAGATTGTTGGGACTGCAGAAAAATGCTGCTCCAACGGACCCAACTTCGAATGCTATGAAACTGAG TCCTTAGCTCTCTCCACCAAGGCCTGCGACCAAAATTCTCCTTTTCCCAAGCTCCAAGGAACTGCAGCCTGCTGTGCTCAGCAAGGTCTGGAGCGAAAGCTGTGTCTGGCAGCCTTGAAACACCCACCCAAGGAGTTCCCTACATATGTGGAGCCATCAAATGAAGAGCTTTGCGAAGCCTTCAAAACAGACCCCCAGGACTTTGCCGACAG GTTTCTGTATGAGTATTCCACTGACTTTAGCCAAGCTCCATTCCCAGTTTTGTTGTCCTCTGCAGAGAGTTTCTTATCCTCAGCAAAAACGTGCTGTGTTTCACCAGCACCCACGGTCTGCTTCTTGAAAGAG AAGCTGAAAAGGCAGCCCATCCAAAAAGTCACCTTCCTAACCAACAAAGCTTGCTCCCGCTATGCTTTATTTGGGAAAGAAAAGACCAAGCTCAG CTACTTAATAACATATACCCAGAGGAGTCCAAATGCTTCATTTGAAGACGTCTTATCCTTGGCTGAACAGTGGGCTGAAATACTTGCCAAATGCTGTGACCCAGTGAACGACACTCAATGCATCCAGAGAGAG GTGGCGGCACACAGCTTAGAAATCTGCAAGAAACTCGCAGCCAAAGATACGAGGATTAAAGAATGCTGTCAAGATAACTACAGATTGAACAGGCATCACTGCATATATTCGGTCCCATGGGCCAAACCCTTCCAGTTCCCTGATTTTGAAAGACCATCTGATGAGGTGCTCTGTGGTGAAGGTAAAGAGCAAGAATTCCTACG AGCTTTATACAATCATGCTCAGAGGTACACCCGTGTTCCAGAGGTGCTCCTCACTGTTGTCCATAAAGATGCTACTGATATGGTGAATTCCTGCTGCGGTGCTGCAGACTCTAGTGCTTGTTTTGCTGCAAAG AGACCTGAACTGAGTAACATAAGAACTGAATTGCTCAGAGAAGGAAATAAGCTGTGTGATGCTTACACAGATCTCACTTTCCTAGAATTCAAGAAAAG ACTAACAGAGAACTTTGACAAGATCCTGCCTGATGCCCCCGCAGATGTCATTTCCGGATTGGTTGAGCAAAGGGCCAATtttgcctccacctgctgcttttTGAATGCACCTCCATCGTATTGCGGCCTGAAG GCTGAAACCGGATTTGGCCACACGTGTGCTCATGGTCAATGTGTGCAGCACTAA